The Mercenaria mercenaria strain notata chromosome 1, MADL_Memer_1, whole genome shotgun sequence nucleotide sequence ggtattagttatatagtaaaggaaagaaataaggcgtttatgcgtatataaacttgattttattagtaaacatacattatttgcattgatctgatttcatcaatttagaattattttattgtcgtgacttaaatggcgcttacaaattgtaatctttatacggggtacagtaaagaaagtcttctttattaaaatgtttggctcaaatcaattctaatttcattttaatttttgtccgtgttgtgagcaatatttagtgatccacaaaatattttattcttgtatactacggcagtatcaaaataaaagctcacttgtctaggttgaccttctcgtatctgcaacctcgcgctcggttggtcatctcttattattggtgttattgggcgggcgctctttaaccgttagagggggacttgtaccatgtggtcggccattcacctggtccatggattgactgtgtcttatataaacagggttgttcaacttatcggccatacgattattagtgatcagccgaaagttgcatttgttatatgtacgtgtaggtccgtacatatttttataatttgtggatcactttgctacaaacctctaacacatgggttatgttgaaacagacatgtaaatcccccctgttttcttacgtttccagtctgctggttagctcagtcaatcgcttggatggattatattattattgtagcatagtttgctataaccattccctcgcaccggtccgtttgttcataattcatatattacattgaaacaatttttcaatattttaattttttttgtgcttttgtttgctgaagactttcttgacttacatcagattttattttgatcttggtgttatgtttcatttcgcatttacttaatcaaggaagaatatttttgttggtatatcatctcatgtcatagagatctctgagggcatctttgcctcgtttctttcattagtgcgaagtactagaacctacaatttcctattaggtctggtatgttctgcgcttattttcatagttttctgcaccttcgcgctgctatgttgcttccaggcattttagctggagctttgtctttcatattttctcatcattttcatatataccatgctatatatttacaatatgccataattttcatttgaaaatttacaataaagtcacggccttatcccacataattttgttttgtttttgctatattacttggtacaatcacctttgtcttagaaccgatgaactcccttatgcagtcagacccgtactgtagacagcctccaaaaaatataacctgcttactatggtcatacgtcacctgtcttgagaaaatatatgttttcacaaataccggcatttttcagtccccaaagggaggttctgcagccgggtttgactgtatatatatatatatatatatataaataccctagcacccacccaTAAATTAAACCATTTCCCGTTTCAGAGGGTCAACATAGTATTGCTGTAAGTATCACCCaatgtacagtaaaatgcataatctaatcatcatcatcataacaaccaccaccaccacgatcatcatcatcatcatcataaccaccaccatcaccaccaccatcatcatcatcataattatcatcaacatattttgtttttgcgtTTACAAGTATGATTAATAACTCATCGTCGACATCACCATCATCACCATGAGGATACCATCAAAATGATGACATAGAACAATTAGTAAATAACAACATTATTGCATTTCTTAAGTAACAACGTcagtaataaaaatgataatcattgtGATCATCATCAATATCGTCCATTTCAACATCATCATAAGAATCGTCTTGACCACTAGTCGTCTTCATCAACATCGTCCTTTTGTACATAAATCTACTAAATTCGTTCTAGTATATTTTGTATTATCACCACAAGACCATAACGGACAGCATGATAGATTATCACGCTTTCAAAGTATTCAGCTAATAGTAGCAACAACCATAGAAAGGTTCGTTCATTCATTATCGAAAATAATCTCAGgaattttcaatcattttttaattttggcaTTCCATTTGTAATAGAGTGTATATTTAAGTCtgtagtgaaacaaataaaatgttgttgataatgCTGTTAAAAATATGCACGCACTGAGACCTTCCaaagacattttctttatttttagggTTGacttagacttacaaagtctgttgagatcaaatagtctgtaataatattaatttcttcacactgacactaaattattttttcagaaaaacattttctctctaggctcattagagacagaggcaagaggtattgtaaatttttttagaaagtggtatcagagaggattgattttatggccaggtgctttacattcaatgactctaacgactgatgccagtctagggttgactgtataagcagtgtgaaaatttgtgttttcatcctaaattattagaattttCCGACGTGTCAAATCTAGGGTATGACACAATGTAAAACCGTCAGCCAATATCCAAAACACAATGTCTCAACAAAATggtaacaaacaaaaaatgatgattGTTGCTACGGGGGTTTCCCTAGAAAAGAACCTAGTTTTATTGATATCATAAATAACCAATGATTGTTCgacatacagatcagctcacgcagAAATTCCACTTTCCGTTTTTCATCGAAGGAAACGTCTTGGATAGCGAGGAATTCCTTATTCTGACTCGCAGTACCGAtggttatagttttattacttgagcggaatttcgtcgagttactcacggaactccgagtcgaaattatacaggtaacactataatgatttccggtattttatggcaacaccgcgcgactccgagtctgtaataaacaattacTCTGTCATTTCGGGTGACGCGagataatttcatgaaaatacactACCTTGAtggattattttttatataattagcttgttctttttactgattaatatttgtaaacttttatattgaaatagtttctgaccatacGAATTAGATTAAGCagcatatttatgtaaaatggatTAAATTGTTAATcatatgaaattaaataaacttgCAAATGACAGCCGTTAAagaaaagtgatttgttaaattttgatactgAAATAATTTCTGGCTgtgaattaaattaaaaaataaagttatgtaaaatgcactaaattaagcATAATTTATAATTAGATAAACTTTAGAATAACAACCGCTAAAAAGTTAATTGTTAAGTATGATATTGAACTACTTTCTGACTATgctatttaaataagaaataaatcatgtaaaatggactaaatctaagaattatataaaactaaacaaactttcaaataactggcGTTAAAGATTAGGGAGTTGttaaatatcatattgaaatagtttctgacagtgcaaattaaattcaGAAACAGATGTATGTAAGTTGAACCAAATTAAGaactatataaaactagataaactttaagatcatggccgttaaagaatagtgatcttattatttaaaattataggagaaatgattaattttcattatgaaaatggtctttcaattatttatatggaagaaattataaaaaggggaaataattgcTGACGTTTCGACtcaaaaagtcataaaatgttataaatgtaaaatagaaagatactattataattattcataaattatttttttttttcgcgtaTCACTAGGCAAAATATAATTATCTTGCTCCatgtaatctgaaatctgtcatCGAAGGCACTCGAAGACCCAATTAAATTTTTATAGGTAATtatttattcgtctcggagtcactcgaaggaattccgtcaagtgactcgggaacaaaagaaaccaatacaggtgtgtattccgctaattggatttccttcgagtgacttcgcatcaATACTCGGAGTCCGacagcgaaattccttgacgtaAACTGTAACACACTTCGAGTCGGATCCTTGgcactcgttttggccatcctccgaggatcgagtagaatgggttttccgcgtgagctgatctgtaaaTAACGCATGAACTAGTATTTGAAATTGTTCATGAGTTTTAGGGAACAATAATTATATCTATTCATTCctctttaatttaatgaaatacgtAATAAACTAAAAAGACAAGGTTTGTTCAAAAACCTATCTGCATTTTGCTCGCATCCTCTCTAAAAACGCTagctcttcaaacatgtgatgaatatattttttttgtgcacgaagtgtcgacttgcctgcttagttatttgtgaaggaataaaccggtttgaaatataaaatgaccaaaatgaCCATGCCCGTGAactgctcgtgcgtgaaattgattaatcgaggcacgttatattatatggactggattgaaataacagaagcagaaattatagctcttgcgtgtctactgaaaaataacataaatttatttccCATGAGAGCATATATTCCTCTATTGTAAGATTCTCTGTATAAATACCTTGGCTGGGAGTATCCTTGCTCGTGTAGACTAGAAGGGACCCCAATATAATATCTTGTATATGATGTAGAAACCGAGAGGCACATCGAGGCCCGAATAAAGGAGCATGTAAGTAAACTTTTATTTAAGACACAGGTTCGTAAACACTGCCTTTTGCAGGTAGTGCACTCGAAAACGGAATTTTGAATTCCTAAAGATGTGTTCAGCGACAGATACATGAATAAGTACGGATAAAGAAGTTCAAGACTTCGGCGAAATACGCCACATCCAAGTTAACGTTTACTGACGTTCATTTACAGCGCGAGAACACAAACGTTGTCTCAGGAAGCTGGTGCTGTTTGCTTTCAGACAATGTTAGATGCcaatacttttaaaaagaaaaccatgTTATATCcaaaattcaatgaaatatgCTTAAAGTCGACATTTTTTGAACGAGAGATGATGTCCTTTTTAAGTTTATACCTTATTGTAATTCACACACGTGTGCAAatgttattattacatactcatttctattccccgttaagttacactgataccgggaacgtcaatattttttccatacactgacgcctgaatttcatatcgggtgcgtgacgtaattcagagtgtgctgttgcactattttttctatttagttcagtattgtcaatcctattcaggctattgaacatatatatgacatttacataatatttatacgtgtagatgcgtatgtaataaaaaggttattatctttgcatcgggagatatgcactcgttcttcagcggaagaatattgcgctccaaaagtcgcgcaatatttccactgaagaactcgtgcatatttcccgatacaaagctaataacatataaatatgtattatttagAACAACAGCTTGGGGAATAATTCCTTTCATTATTGCATGAATAACCTTTTTCCCTATTATAGCCATTCGTCATTTTGTTGTGGTCAAATATATCATCATCCACGCCGCATGAAATATTAGATGTAGAAAATGGTATTTGAAATGTCATCTCTTAGTCAGAGCATGGTCTAAATATAGACCTAGCTTTGTCATACTAAATACTGTaacgaaaagaaataaatatcagTCCAAAATGACGATACTGTAACATTAAGAGATCCAGTACGATTTTACTTTTTTGTAGTTTCTCGCAACAGAAAcagtcatttaaaaaataatgttatacaAGTTTTGTGGTCCTCCGAtttaatgcatttttagctcaggtgagtgtTTGTGATCGCTCGACAagctgtcaacatttagcttgtgtatgcgatagaggctgtatttttcaactgatcttcatgaaattttgtcagaatgataaccttgatgaaatctagcccaagttcgaaaatgggttatccgggatcaaaacctaggtcactaggtaaataaaaatccttgtgtatgcgatagaggctgtattgttcaactgatcttcatgaaatttcgtcagcatgattgctttgataaaatctaagtcaagtttgaaaatgggtaaaatgggtcatctgggatgaaaaactaggtcactaggccacatcaaagaaaaaccttgtgtatgcgatagaagatgtatttttcattgatcttcatgaaatttggtcggaatgattgctttgataaatctaggcctagttccaaaatgggtcatctgggatcaaaaagtaggtcactaggtcaaatcaaagaagaaccttgtgtatgcaatagaggctgtatttttcaattgattttcatgaaatttggtcagaataattgccttgatgaaatctagagaGATTTtcaatatgggttatctgaggtcaaaaagtaggtcactaggtcaaatcaaagaaaaaccttgtgtatgcgatagaggctgactttttaaattgatcttcatgacatttatatagaataattgccttgataaaatctaggtcgagtttgaatatgggtcatctgaggtcaaaatctaggtcatatctaagaaattacttgtttaaactcaagagaccacatttttgggccagtctttatgaaaattggccagaatatttgtttccatgaaatcactaggtcaaacatgtttacactgacactgttatggtgtgtttctcaggtgagcgacctagggcaatcttggccctcttgttgtaaggTACTAACATAATAACAGAAACCCATTCTATTGTTCTTATttgtatagtagacgcaacttgaccccgatggttgacctttgtattataatatataatgaggcacaacctattattgaaaaggagtgtacgtaaaacgcaTCAtgtctttgcattcataaatttaaaatcgACGTACGTATATAGTGATATAGATTTACTGCAGTGGTTTAGGCGTTTGAACGAAGAACTTATTTTTGTTAAGTTATATATAGAGTAATAGGTTCGAGTCCTGTGAGGGattgtttaaaatttcttttatatctttcagctttttttttggttttcattcttttactatttcaatttattatattttttgtatttattttttgttattttactcatttttcatataatattattttattcaaagatattagtttaatcatatatgtataaacataatattaaaaacaattcaGTCAGAATCAAATTCGCTGGCTGTATCGGTAGCACTTTCATCACTGAGGGGTATAACAAACTGATCAATTTGGTCATCAACCAACAATTCAGTTTGGCGATAGTTCTCCTCGATTGCCAAAACATGACTCACAGCATTTTCCCAATCTGTAATTCCAATATCTGCCAGTGCACTGTGTGTGAGTGTTTGGACATCAGTGAGTTTgaatgtcaagtttctttgaccaacctttttcttcaaatttgcccAAATCAGTTCAATGGGATTGAACTCGCAGTGGTATGGTGGCAGACGTAGCACTTCATGTCCCCTTTCTTTTATAAGTGAATCAATCCTGTAAACCTTTTCTTTAggtttgtatatttttacaatattcagCAGCTCTGGTCTTGTTAGTTTTTCACCGAAAGGTATATCACGGTTTCTCAGCCACTCTTGAATGTCCGCCTTTCTGGTAGATGATGATGGAGTTTTCTCACTCTGTACGGAATGATAGGAGGCATTATCCATAATAATCACACATTTGACTCGCAAACTGGGCAGTAACTTCTCCTTCAACCATTTTTCGAAGTTTGGACCATTCATCTCATGATGATAGTCTCCGGTAGCACAATTTGCTTTAAAAACTAACTCTGCACCGGGTACGAATCCATTCTGACCACCTGCATGGACAACTATCAAGCGTTGTCCTTTGTTGAAAGGTGCTGCAACACCACGTTCTTCAACACTTTGCCAACAATACTTTGCAGTATGAGAAGTGTCTATCCATGTCTCGTCTAAGTAGACCAAGTCGTAGCCGCTATCTCTGTACTGCTTTACCTTCCTTACATACTCGCATCTAAGACGAGATACGTCTGGCTTTTCCATTAAAACCTTCCTGTTGCTTCCGCATTTCTTCCATCTGTAAcctaaatttttcaatattttcctaaGGGACGTGATGCTTCCATGGAAGCCAATGTCTGATGCCAGTTCTTTGTGAATTTTTCCCACCGTTGGAAGTTGCTTCCTCATTACATAAAATTCCCTTATTTTCCTTCTGATAACACCGCAGTCAAAATCGTCAGGGACAATACGATTGGTTTTCACTCTGAAAAATTATAAAAGGGAATCATGAGAAATAAAGTATTGCAGTTTAAATACCAACTTCTCTAACTCGCACTTTTCACATTACTGGAGAGAACTATAAGTGCaacataaatgtatttcaaaaaaaaaaagtatctaaaataATTAACAGAATGCCGTAATTATTTATATCAAGAActttaaagtacatgtaattcAGTTTCTAAAATATACTTCTCAGACGAA carries:
- the LOC123535853 gene encoding uncharacterized protein LOC123535853, with the translated sequence MAAEATGVGMTTVRKIRKESFSGEGRNEENLDPLPASSSEKVKTNRIVPDDFDCGVIRRKIREFYVMRKQLPTVGKIHKELASDIGFHGSITSLRKILKNLGYRWKKCGSNRKVLMEKPDVSRLRCEYVRKVKQYRDSGYDLVYLDETWIDTSHTAKYCWQSVEERGVAAPFNKGQRLIVVHAGGQNGFVPGAELVFKANCATGDYHHEMNGPNFEKWLKEKLLPSLRVKCVIIMDNASYHSVQSEKTPSSSTRKADIQEWLRNRDIPFGEKLTRPELLNIVKIYKPKEKVYRIDSLIKERGHEVLRLPPYHCEFNPIELIWANLKKKVGQRNLTFKLTDVQTLTHSALADIGITDWENAVSHVLAIEENYRQTELLVDDQIDQFVIPLSDESATDTASEFDSD